One genomic region from Listeria monocytogenes encodes:
- a CDS encoding glycoside hydrolase family 65 protein, whose translation MRKIIEKEFALNYLNKYGSQMTVGNGYLGVRGALEEEYPEQVRGMYVAGIYNRPSGSLSSELVNLPDVTRFQVMLDGETFSMQAGKIHAYERYLDMHTGELVRKITWESSAGKKYQLNFYRFVSKAAKHVIAAKVEIMPLSGVAKVKVKTGIDAQQTNFGTQQLAESSLRIFDEKLMVGEYETIESKQHITIATKVNKKGIFTAKNRQLMTEVEQEIAENQLFTLEKISMVKTSLDQVDAELPNTTYAELKRASETLWADFWEHAGVRVESTNDFDQFALDFACYHLEIMTPKDDFRFSVGAKGLTGEGYKGHVFWDTEIFIMPFFLYNKPEIAKQLLKYRYLHLKEAKEKATKNGYNGALFPWESAFSGDEETPEFAAINIRTGTRQKVASAISEHHLVADIAYAVCEYETATKDAQFMKECGSELLLETAEFWLSRATNRNGRLEILDVIGPDEYTEHIDNNTYTNYMAHYNVEKALAWNKDNADFVARAEAFLEKIYLPVANESGLIPQDDTFLEKDWINLDKYKAAQGTQGILLDYSRQEVNELQILKQADLVMLFYLFPKMFAPDAVKQNLDYYEKRTIHDSSLSKAIHAIVENRTGNRAQAYQFFQEACLIDLGSEPHSSDDGLHAASLGAIWLAVVFGFVGIDTSGELLEIAPNLPGEWQSVVFEFSWKGEKILVEIAPNTLQLSKSTKSVLELVIYGEKHQLTDTLTIKLDQKDVSL comes from the coding sequence ATGAGGAAAATAATCGAGAAGGAATTTGCATTAAATTATCTAAATAAATACGGTAGCCAGATGACTGTGGGAAATGGCTATTTGGGCGTGCGTGGTGCTCTTGAAGAAGAGTATCCCGAGCAAGTGAGAGGTATGTACGTGGCGGGGATTTACAATCGTCCGAGCGGTTCGCTGAGTTCGGAACTAGTTAATTTGCCGGATGTGACGCGTTTCCAAGTGATGCTTGATGGGGAAACTTTTTCGATGCAAGCGGGGAAAATCCATGCGTATGAACGTTATTTAGATATGCACACAGGAGAATTGGTTCGAAAAATTACTTGGGAAAGTAGCGCGGGCAAAAAATACCAACTGAATTTTTACCGATTTGTTTCCAAAGCAGCAAAGCACGTTATTGCTGCTAAAGTGGAGATAATGCCTTTGAGCGGCGTAGCGAAAGTTAAAGTAAAAACTGGTATTGATGCGCAACAAACTAATTTTGGAACACAGCAACTGGCAGAGTCGAGTTTGCGGATTTTTGATGAGAAGTTGATGGTCGGCGAATATGAAACCATCGAGAGCAAACAGCATATTACAATAGCAACAAAAGTGAATAAAAAAGGGATTTTCACTGCGAAAAACAGACAACTAATGACCGAAGTAGAGCAAGAAATCGCTGAAAATCAACTATTCACTTTGGAGAAAATAAGCATGGTTAAAACGTCCCTGGATCAAGTGGATGCGGAACTTCCAAATACGACTTATGCAGAACTGAAAAGAGCTTCGGAAACTTTATGGGCAGATTTTTGGGAGCATGCGGGTGTCCGTGTTGAGAGCACGAATGATTTTGACCAATTTGCGCTGGATTTTGCGTGCTATCACTTAGAAATTATGACGCCAAAAGATGATTTCCGCTTTAGCGTTGGGGCGAAGGGACTTACCGGAGAAGGATACAAAGGACATGTTTTTTGGGATACAGAAATTTTCATTATGCCATTTTTCCTTTATAACAAACCGGAAATTGCCAAACAACTATTAAAATATCGCTACCTTCATTTGAAAGAAGCGAAAGAAAAGGCGACGAAAAACGGCTATAACGGGGCGCTTTTTCCATGGGAAAGTGCGTTCTCTGGCGACGAAGAAACGCCTGAATTTGCAGCAATTAACATTCGAACTGGAACACGTCAAAAAGTAGCTTCGGCGATTTCGGAGCATCATTTAGTTGCGGATATTGCTTATGCGGTTTGTGAATATGAAACGGCGACTAAGGATGCGCAGTTTATGAAAGAGTGCGGTTCAGAGCTGCTCCTTGAAACAGCGGAATTTTGGCTAAGCCGTGCAACTAATCGTAATGGACGACTGGAAATCCTTGATGTGATTGGTCCAGACGAATACACAGAGCATATCGATAATAATACTTATACGAATTATATGGCACACTATAATGTAGAAAAAGCACTAGCATGGAATAAAGATAATGCAGATTTTGTAGCCCGTGCAGAAGCTTTTCTTGAAAAAATCTATTTACCTGTCGCAAATGAGTCTGGCTTAATTCCACAAGATGATACTTTCTTAGAAAAAGATTGGATAAATTTAGATAAATATAAGGCGGCACAAGGAACACAAGGGATTCTACTAGATTATTCTCGTCAAGAAGTGAACGAACTACAAATCTTAAAGCAAGCAGATTTAGTCATGTTGTTTTACCTGTTTCCGAAGATGTTTGCACCGGATGCTGTGAAGCAGAACTTGGATTACTATGAAAAACGAACAATTCATGATTCCTCTTTAAGTAAAGCAATCCATGCAATTGTAGAAAATCGAACTGGGAATCGCGCACAAGCTTATCAATTTTTCCAAGAAGCGTGTTTAATTGATCTTGGAAGTGAGCCTCATTCATCGGATGACGGGCTCCATGCAGCGTCTCTCGGCGCAATATGGTTGGCGGTGGTTTTTGGATTTGTTGGTATTGATACTAGTGGGGAATTACTTGAAATAGCACCAAACTTACCGGGCGAGTGGCAATCTGTGGTATTTGAATTCTCTTGGAAAGGAGAAAAAATCTTGGTAGAAATCGCGCCAAATACTTTACAACTTTCAAAAAGCACAAAAAGCGTGCTAGAATTAGTTATCTACGGAGAAAAACACCAACTAACAGATACATTAACTATTAAGTTGGATCAGAAGGATGTGTCTTTATGA
- a CDS encoding Gfo/Idh/MocA family protein, which yields MKKRVAIIGAGQVAEKVHAAYYKTRNELELVAVCDPSLERGEEFRANNGFEKHYAKAEEMFAAEKIDIVSICTPNRFHFDNVMLSLANGAAVMCEKPPAMSAAEAKAMWELAEAKGTILAYDFHHRFSSEAQFLKRNSALLGEIYCVKATALRRSGVPGWGTFTNKEMQGGGPLIDMGIHMLDAAMFVLGFPKVKKVTAKSFQKIGTKKSAGTFGSWDPEKYTVEDSLFGFIELENGGLIELDTSFALHIKPESALNVDFFGDLAGGSLYPAEIYTDNAGEFQLLEKLGQLDENKHENSMKAFVDSVLGAGKVELAGAKQGYIIQKIVESLYESAEKGESVSL from the coding sequence ATGAAGAAAAGAGTTGCAATTATCGGTGCTGGACAAGTCGCTGAGAAGGTCCACGCTGCATATTATAAGACAAGAAATGAACTGGAGCTTGTAGCTGTTTGTGACCCAAGTTTGGAGCGTGGCGAAGAGTTCCGCGCGAACAATGGTTTTGAGAAACATTATGCTAAGGCAGAAGAGATGTTTGCGGCCGAGAAAATCGATATTGTTAGTATTTGTACGCCTAATCGGTTCCATTTTGATAATGTGATGTTGTCACTAGCGAATGGAGCAGCCGTTATGTGTGAAAAGCCACCCGCAATGAGTGCGGCGGAAGCGAAAGCAATGTGGGAACTTGCGGAAGCGAAAGGTACGATTTTGGCGTACGATTTTCATCATCGTTTTTCCAGTGAAGCACAGTTTTTAAAGAGAAATTCGGCGCTTCTAGGTGAAATTTATTGTGTGAAAGCAACTGCGCTTCGTCGTTCTGGCGTGCCAGGTTGGGGAACTTTTACGAATAAAGAAATGCAAGGCGGGGGTCCACTGATTGATATGGGAATTCACATGCTTGATGCAGCGATGTTTGTTCTTGGTTTTCCAAAAGTGAAGAAAGTAACAGCAAAAAGTTTCCAAAAAATCGGTACCAAGAAAAGTGCTGGGACATTTGGTTCGTGGGATCCGGAAAAATATACAGTGGAGGATTCTTTATTCGGCTTTATTGAACTGGAAAATGGCGGATTAATTGAACTAGATACTTCTTTTGCGCTACATATTAAGCCTGAAAGTGCCCTAAATGTTGACTTTTTTGGTGATCTAGCAGGAGGAAGTTTATACCCGGCTGAAATTTATACAGATAATGCAGGTGAATTTCAGCTGTTAGAGAAGTTAGGTCAACTGGACGAAAATAAACACGAAAACAGCATGAAAGCTTTTGTTGATAGTGTTCTTGGTGCTGGAAAAGTGGAGCTTGCTGGAGCTAAACAAGGTTATATCATACAAAAAATTGTTGAGAGTTTATACGAATCGGCAGAAAAAGGTGAGAGTGTTTCTTTATGA
- a CDS encoding zinc-dependent alcohol dehydrogenase: protein MKKLVATAPRVAALVEYNDREVLEDEVKIKVQFASPKHGTEVVDFRGISPFIDEEFSPEWNLFVSRETNSARGIVFGEFQLGNMVVGEVVERGSKVTEYALGDIVCSYGPIMETVIVKAVDNYKLRKLPKGANWKNAVCYDPAQFAMSGVRDAHVRAGDYVVVVGLGAIGQIAIQLAKKAGASVVIGVDPLSHRREIAEKHGADATFDPITTDVGLEVKRLTGKLGADSIIETSGNAAALQAALRGIAYGGTISYVAFAKPFPEGFNLGREAHFNNAKIVFSRAASEPNPDYPRWDRKRIEETCWELLMNGYLDCSDIIDPVVPFADSAESYMKYVDQQPDLSIKMGITL, encoded by the coding sequence ATGAAAAAATTAGTAGCAACAGCGCCTCGTGTGGCGGCATTAGTAGAATATAATGATCGTGAAGTTTTAGAAGATGAAGTAAAAATTAAAGTACAATTTGCTTCTCCAAAACATGGTACAGAAGTAGTTGATTTTAGAGGAATTAGTCCTTTTATTGATGAAGAATTTTCACCAGAATGGAATCTATTTGTTTCACGTGAAACAAATAGTGCACGAGGCATTGTGTTTGGCGAGTTTCAGCTAGGTAACATGGTCGTTGGTGAAGTAGTTGAACGCGGGAGCAAAGTGACGGAATATGCGCTTGGAGACATCGTTTGTTCTTACGGACCGATTATGGAAACAGTTATTGTAAAAGCTGTTGATAATTATAAATTACGTAAATTGCCAAAAGGTGCTAATTGGAAAAATGCAGTTTGCTATGACCCGGCTCAATTTGCAATGAGTGGCGTGCGAGATGCACATGTTCGTGCGGGCGATTACGTTGTTGTTGTCGGACTTGGTGCGATTGGTCAAATTGCGATTCAACTAGCGAAAAAAGCTGGCGCAAGTGTTGTTATTGGGGTCGATCCACTTAGTCACCGTCGTGAAATCGCTGAAAAACACGGTGCAGATGCTACTTTTGATCCGATTACTACCGATGTTGGCCTAGAAGTGAAACGTCTTACTGGTAAACTTGGTGCGGATTCTATTATTGAAACGAGCGGGAATGCGGCGGCGCTTCAAGCTGCGTTGCGCGGAATTGCTTACGGAGGCACAATTTCTTACGTAGCATTCGCGAAACCTTTCCCAGAAGGATTTAACCTTGGACGTGAAGCTCATTTCAACAATGCGAAAATCGTCTTTTCCCGTGCGGCAAGTGAACCAAATCCGGATTATCCGCGTTGGGATCGTAAGCGTATCGAGGAAACCTGTTGGGAACTATTGATGAATGGCTACTTAGATTGTTCAGATATTATTGATCCAGTTGTTCCATTCGCTGATTCAGCTGAAAGTTATATGAAATATGTCGACCAACAACCTGATTTAAGTATTAAAATGGGGATAACCCTTTAA
- a CDS encoding sugar phosphate isomerase/epimerase family protein, whose protein sequence is MKLGTQNQAFFPENIEEKFAYVKEMGFEGFEIDGKLLVENLDEVKKAIEKTGLPVSTACGGYDGWIGDFIEERRLNGLEEIKAILEALAEVGGQGIVVPAAWGMFTYRLPPMASPRSQAGDFKAVSESLVYLDKIAGETGTKVYLEPLNRYQDHMINLLSDAQKYIDENNLKNVEIIADFYHMNIEEDSIPAALETYKDSIGHIHVADNHRYQPGSGSLDFKTSFDQLKKNGYNGFLTFECRVRSENPEQAYKDALAHLKSCLI, encoded by the coding sequence ATGAAATTAGGCACACAAAACCAAGCATTTTTCCCAGAAAATATAGAAGAAAAATTTGCTTATGTAAAAGAAATGGGCTTTGAAGGTTTTGAAATTGATGGTAAATTACTTGTTGAAAATTTGGACGAAGTGAAGAAAGCTATCGAAAAAACGGGGCTACCTGTTAGTACTGCATGTGGCGGTTATGATGGCTGGATTGGTGACTTCATTGAAGAGCGCAGACTGAATGGTTTGGAAGAAATTAAGGCGATTTTAGAAGCTTTAGCAGAAGTCGGTGGGCAAGGGATTGTCGTTCCTGCGGCATGGGGAATGTTCACGTACCGCCTTCCACCAATGGCTTCACCGCGTAGCCAAGCCGGAGATTTCAAAGCTGTGAGCGAGTCGTTAGTTTACTTGGACAAAATTGCTGGTGAGACTGGCACGAAAGTTTATCTTGAGCCGCTTAACAGATACCAAGATCATATGATTAATTTGCTAAGTGATGCGCAGAAATACATTGATGAAAATAATCTTAAAAATGTAGAAATTATCGCTGATTTCTATCATATGAATATTGAAGAAGATAGCATTCCAGCGGCGCTTGAGACGTATAAGGATTCGATTGGTCACATTCATGTTGCTGACAATCATCGCTACCAACCGGGAAGCGGCAGCCTTGATTTTAAAACAAGTTTTGATCAACTGAAAAAGAACGGTTACAACGGGTTTTTAACTTTTGAATGTCGTGTTCGTAGTGAAAATCCTGAACAAGCTTATAAAGATGCCTTAGCACATTTAAAAAGCTGTCTAATTTAA
- a CDS encoding glycerate kinase, whose amino-acid sequence MKIVIAPDSFKESLTAHEVAEYIKEGFQEIYPDADYHLLPVSDGGEGTLEILSKALDAKKMKIDVSGPFSEPVSAQVAFTEGNKKALIEMAEVCGLHLVPTTRRDPLQVSTKGVGELILHAMKKGATEIIIGIGGSASNDGGIGMASALGYEFLDAENNIVNPIGANLADIATIRSEKVPAELENITVNIVTDVENPLCGEAGASYVFGPQKGLAVTDLATADGAMRQFYQLANPAMVTMPRAGAGGGIGAGLVTFAKANLLSGIDFVIEALQIKTVCEDADLVIVGEGKMDGQTAQGKAPVGVAKVVPKETPVFAICGSVGEGLEAVYEVGISAVFPSIAKPATLENILKETPNNLRRTARNVAAVWKGRVE is encoded by the coding sequence ATGAAAATTGTCATTGCACCGGATTCATTCAAAGAAAGTTTGACGGCGCATGAGGTGGCAGAGTATATTAAAGAGGGCTTTCAAGAAATTTATCCGGATGCTGATTATCATTTACTCCCTGTCAGTGATGGCGGGGAAGGCACGCTAGAGATTTTAAGTAAAGCTTTAGACGCGAAAAAAATGAAAATCGATGTGTCCGGCCCTTTTAGCGAACCAGTTTCAGCGCAAGTTGCTTTCACGGAAGGGAACAAAAAAGCTTTAATAGAAATGGCCGAGGTTTGTGGTTTGCACTTAGTTCCGACGACTAGACGCGATCCACTTCAAGTGAGTACTAAAGGAGTGGGCGAGCTAATTTTGCACGCCATGAAAAAAGGTGCGACCGAGATTATTATTGGGATTGGTGGAAGCGCTTCAAACGATGGCGGAATTGGCATGGCTAGTGCGCTTGGCTATGAATTCCTAGATGCAGAAAATAATATCGTCAACCCGATTGGCGCAAATTTAGCTGATATAGCAACCATTCGTTCCGAAAAGGTCCCAGCTGAACTAGAAAACATCACAGTAAATATTGTGACGGATGTCGAAAATCCACTTTGTGGAGAAGCAGGCGCATCGTATGTGTTTGGTCCGCAAAAAGGGCTAGCCGTTACAGATTTAGCAACAGCTGATGGAGCAATGCGCCAGTTTTATCAGTTAGCGAATCCTGCCATGGTTACAATGCCGCGAGCAGGTGCTGGGGGTGGAATTGGTGCTGGACTTGTGACGTTTGCAAAAGCTAACCTATTATCGGGAATTGATTTTGTTATTGAAGCACTTCAAATCAAAACCGTTTGTGAGGATGCAGATTTGGTCATTGTAGGCGAAGGGAAAATGGACGGGCAAACCGCACAAGGGAAAGCTCCTGTGGGTGTTGCGAAAGTAGTGCCGAAAGAAACACCAGTTTTTGCAATTTGTGGAAGTGTTGGTGAGGGACTAGAAGCAGTATATGAAGTCGGAATCAGCGCAGTATTTCCATCCATTGCCAAACCAGCAACTTTAGAAAATATACTGAAAGAAACACCAAATAATTTAAGAAGAACCGCGCGAAATGTTGCGGCAGTTTGGAAAGGACGAGTAGAATGA
- a CDS encoding carbohydrate ABC transporter permease, with amino-acid sequence MAVSSKKSKRTKKIAFYTTMVVFLCMTLFPFAIMLMTSFKSSKEAISTNPTFFPKEFTFQHYIDIFNPDIFPFLTYFKNSLVVSIFAAGIAVVLGILGAYALSKLRFKGRMTINASFYTVYMFSGILLIVPLFKIISSLGLYDTETALIITMVVQTLPTAVFMLKSYFDTIPTDIEEAAMMDGLNRFQIILRIIVPLAISGIVSVFVYCFMVAWNDYLFASIFLSSSEKFTLPIGLNTLFSTPDYIWGRMMAASLVTALPVVIMYAISERFIKGNLTDGGVKG; translated from the coding sequence AAAAGAACGAAGAAAATCGCGTTTTATACGACGATGGTTGTGTTTTTATGTATGACGTTGTTCCCATTTGCGATTATGTTAATGACTTCATTCAAGAGTAGTAAAGAAGCTATTTCCACGAATCCAACATTTTTCCCGAAAGAATTCACTTTCCAGCATTATATCGATATTTTTAATCCAGATATTTTTCCGTTTTTAACGTACTTTAAAAATAGCTTGGTTGTTTCGATTTTTGCGGCCGGAATTGCGGTTGTTTTAGGGATTTTAGGCGCTTATGCATTGTCGAAATTACGCTTTAAAGGGCGAATGACGATTAATGCAAGCTTTTACACGGTTTACATGTTCTCCGGAATCTTGTTAATCGTTCCGTTGTTCAAAATAATTTCGAGTTTGGGATTGTATGATACGGAAACAGCTTTAATTATTACGATGGTTGTACAAACCTTACCAACTGCGGTATTTATGCTAAAAAGTTATTTTGACACGATTCCAACTGATATTGAAGAAGCCGCAATGATGGACGGGCTGAATCGCTTCCAGATTATTTTACGAATTATTGTTCCGCTTGCGATTTCAGGTATTGTTTCTGTGTTTGTATATTGTTTCATGGTAGCTTGGAATGATTATCTGTTTGCTTCGATTTTCCTATCTAGCTCAGAGAAATTCACGTTACCGATTGGCTTGAATACATTATTTAGTACACCAGATTATATTTGGGGTAGAATGATGGCGGCATCGCTTGTTACGGCGCTTCCAGTCGTTATTATGTACGCAATTTCAGAACGATTTATCAAAGGAAACTTAACTGATGGTGGAGTTAAAGGATAA